AATGTGCTTAACAAAGGGCATCTTTTTTATAAACCACTCTCCTAGCCAAAAAACAGTGGCACCCATCCATGATGAAGCAAATagaccaataaaaaatataaatatcaacGATGAAACAAATCCAAGACCtgcaaagaaaaatcatttatttaatatgcATATCATAATTTACGTAAATGATGAAGTTAGTGAGCtgcaaatgaaaaaaaaaaaagaaaagtctaAAGCTATAtcttcaacaaaaacaaaaaaagtgaTAAAGCCTAGAATCAGACTGAAAAAGtcagaaaatatatatttatgataacAATTCAGCAAGTAAAGAGTACAAATCTCAAACAAACTCATAGGTTGTTCCTTGAGATTAACAACAATGACTGGAGCATAAGAAACATACCAAATATGTGTATTCCAAGCCTGGCATATAACGGGCTGAAGAAGCTATCGACAAACTGGACAAACCACCATGTGATGAAGAATGTAATGGCAACAGGAAACAGAACCACACTGCAATTCCATCATTTATCAAAATCTTGTATAGTTGGAATTGAAGGCCtagaaattgatttaaatggtTGCAGATAAGCAGTATCAAACACTCTTTTAATGCTGATTACCATCCAGTCATGAACTTCTTTGAGACCCAACTTTGAAGAACAGCATAGCAAGCCTGAAAAAATCCAATAATTGACATAGTTGAAAAACCCActtattttaaagataatcCACAAATAGTAGctaaaaaacatgaaataaagAGTGGATCTTAGAACAAGAGATGGGAACTGCAGGTTGTGACAACGCTCCAAGTACTCTCTAGCACCAAGAAATGCCCAAAAAACAGAGGCCAGTTTTGCGTTTCACCTTTTCTCAGCTGACTTCTGTTACTAGGGTTCTAACTTGTAACTTGAAATACACCATATTGTTTAAGAGTTAGAAGGAGGCTTGGATGTTGAAGCGACATATTCTCAAATCGAAACAAGCGCTAGCCCCATTTCAAAGAAACTTTTCAAGATTCTAATCACTGTAGAACTTTGGAATGCATTGAAGATATGTAACATCTCAATAATGAAATACACTACATGTTTCTCATGACTTCATGACTGCTTTACAAGGTTTTGATCTGGATTCGAGGATGAATCCTTCAAAATAAGGAGAGGATGATATGAACCGACCAagcatcaaattattaattagattcTATTTAATAGTCGtgatgaaattttaatatttttcagttctatcattttaaataGCATTTAAGTAGGCTTAACTTAGTCTTTTCACAATGCATTAGCGTTTTATTGGGAGGCTATTTAAGCCTTGTCTTTAGATTGTTTAAAGGAAGTTTTTGATAATTGAAgtttttgggttttatttatcaatagaGTCTCATCACCATCCTTTTGCAATTATTGATTCAGGGTTGCATGCCAAGAACATTCAGATAAGTTTGATCACCTTGCTTGTGAAGTGTCCAAACTTGAAGTGAGGAATCAGTTCTCCTTAACTCTTAGTCTTCGATCAATAGATAATCCAAATGTAGTCCATTGCCTTGGGTTGTTGTCAAATTAATTGGggtttttagatttgatattaGGGGTTCACCAATTGGATTCCCAATTTTCAAAACCTAGGGTTTTCATATCAGGCGGTCTATCTATTAAGATGGTGCCTCTTTCAGTTTGCCAATTTTGGATTGGATCCCgacttttttcctttaactTATCTCTAAAACCTATTCAATAACAGGAAGTTTCTATCTCAAAGCTAACAGGTTTTCTCTACTTTTGCTATGTGAGATCCTAAACATTCACAGGGGAGATATCAATAAGAGGGGCATTAACATCAAAAACTAATTCAATAGACCTTCAAGAAATAGCAATTGGGATTTCGAGTTTACCATCCTTTTCCAACCTTTTTTTATACCACACGATTCCTATACCTAAACAGAAGCTTCCCTTCtctaaaatacttaaaaaaactaaattattgttCCTGAAGATATCATCATACTAAAAGAGAATCTCTAAGCACCCATCGCCAATCCAAAGACCGACTCCTCTTCCTTCTCAATTGATCCTTCAACTAAAACTGAAAGCACCCTTTACAGCTAGAATAAACCCTAGATAGCtttaataatgaaagaaatagCGCGAAACAGAAATGATTATAATCAATAGAAAAGGATTTAGCAGATGAtaaagaggagagagaaaaaagctCGAAAAAGGAGTACAGAGCACCTTGCGAGTGGATGAACTGGGAGAAGATGGAGGGGACTTGGGAGTATCATCGTCGGGATCAGAATCGATCATCGGAGCTGAAGATTCTCTGTTATCAACCATTGAAGGAAGACTGAGGTCGAGACTCTTTGGCTTTTTTCCGATTGTCGTTTTGTTAGAATCACTTTTTTTGGATTTGCTAATGCGGGTTTTATGTTCCCGTCGATAACTGCCCACCGCCGTTTACTTTCCTCTTGTGGTCAATCAATTTACAATTACACGTGTCATTATTAGGATTTTCCCAgtgaaatcatttttcttgattaatatttttttttggctaaatta
This DNA window, taken from Cucumis sativus cultivar 9930 chromosome 6, Cucumber_9930_V3, whole genome shotgun sequence, encodes the following:
- the LOC101210587 gene encoding protein LIKE COV 2, which codes for MVDNRESSAPMIDSDPDDDTPKSPPSSPSSSTRKACYAVLQSWVSKKFMTGCVVLFPVAITFFITWWFVQFVDSFFSPLYARLGIHIFGLGFVSSLIFIFFIGLFASSWMGATVFWLGEWFIKKMPFVKHIYSASKQISAAISPDQSTTAFKEVAIIRHPRIGEYAIGFITSSVVLQMNGYEELCSVYVPTNHLYIGDVFLIKSEDIIRPNLSIREAIEIIVSVGMTMPQVISPVERERIPHQNDMIPFNRMASI